A region of Mesoplodon densirostris isolate mMesDen1 chromosome 11, mMesDen1 primary haplotype, whole genome shotgun sequence DNA encodes the following proteins:
- the PAN2 gene encoding PAN2-PAN3 deadenylation complex catalytic subunit PAN2 isoform X4 → MNFEVLDPGLAEYAPAMHSALDPVLDAHLNPSLLQNVELDPEGVALEALPVQESVHIMEGVYSELHSVVAEVGVPVSVSHFDLHEEMLWVGSHGGHATSFFGPALERYSSFQVNGSDDIRQVQSLENGILFLTKNNLKYMARGGLIIFDYLLDESEDMHSLLLADSSTLLVGGLQNHILEIDLNTVQETQKYAVETPGVTIMRQTNRFFFCGHTSGRVSLRDLRTFKVEHEFDAFSGSLSDFDVHGNLLATCGFSSRLTGLACDRFLKVYDLRMMRAITPLQVHVDPAFLRFIPTYTSRLAIISQSGQCQFCEPTGLANPADIFHVNPVGPLLMTFDVSASKQALAFGDSEGCVHLWTDSPEPSFNPYSRETEFALPCLVDSLPPLDWSQDLLPLSLIPVPLTTDTLLSDWPAANSAPAPRRAPPVDAEILRTMKKVGFIGYAPNPRTRLRNQIPYRLKESDSEFDSFSQVTESPIGREEEPHRHMVSKKYRKVTIKYSKLGLEDFDFKHYNKTLFAGLEPHIPNAYCNCMIQVLYFLEPVRCLIQNHLCQKEFCLACELGFLFHMLDLSRGDPCQGSNFLRAFRTIPEASALGLILADSDEASGKGNLARLIQRWNRFILTQLHQDLQELEVPQAYRGAGGSFCSSGDSVIGQLFSCEMENCSLCRCGSETVRASSTLLFTLSYPEDKTGKNCDFAQVLKRSICLEQNTQAWCDNCEKYQPTIQTRNICHLPDILVINCEVNSLKEADFWRMQAEVAFKIAIKKHGGEISKNKEFALADWKELGSPEGMLMCPSIEELKNVWLPFSIQMKMTKNKGLDVCNWTDGDEMQWGPARAEEEHGVYVYDLMATVVHILDSRTGGSLVAHIKVGETYHQRKEGVTHQQWYLFNDFLIEPIDKHEAVQFDMNWKVPAILYYIKRNLNSKYNLNIKNPIEASVLLAEASLARKQRKTHTTFIPLMLNEMPQVGDLVGLDAEFVTLNEEEAELRSDGTKSTIKPSQMSVARITCVRGQGPNEGIPFIDDYISTQEQVVDYLTQYSGIKPGDLDAKISSKHLTTLKSTYLKLRFLIDIGVKFVGHGLQKDFRVINLMVPKDQVLDTVYLFHMPRKRMISLRFLAWYFLDLKIQGETHDSIEDARTALQLYRKYLELSKNGTEPESFHKVLKGLYEKGRKMDWKVPEPEGQTSPKNAAVFSSVLAL, encoded by the exons atgaacTTTGAGGTTCTGGACCCTGGACTGGCAGAGTATGCCCCAGCCATGCATTCTGCCCTGGATCCTGTCCTGGATGCCCACCTGAACCCAAGTCTGCTACAGAATGTGGAGCTCGACCCGGAGGGAGTGGCCCTAGAGGCTCTTCCCGTCCAGGAGTCAGTGCACATAATGGAAGGTGTCTACTCTGAGTTGCACAGTGTGGTGGCTGAAGTGGGTGTGCCTGTCTCCGTCTCCCACTTTGACTTGCACGAGGAGATGCTGtgggtgggaagccatggg GGCCATGCCACGTCATTTTTCGGCCCAGCTTTGGAACGCTACTCATCATTTCAGGTCAATGGCAGTGATGACATTCGGCAGGTCCAAAGCCTGGAGAATGGCATCCTTTTTCTTACCAAGAACAACCTGAAGTATATGGCCCGTGGAGGCCTCATTATATTTGATTACCT GCTGGATGAGAGTGAAGATATGCACAGTCTGCTACTGGCTGACAGCAGCACTCTGCTCGTTGGTGGGCTGCAGAACCACATATTGGAGATTGACCTTAACACTGTCCAGGAGACTCAGAAG TATGCAGTTGAGACACCTGGAGTCACTATCATGAGACAGACGAATCGCTTCTTCTTCTGTGGCCACACATCTGGCAGG GTTTCCCTGCGAGACCTCCGTACTTTTAAGGTGGAGCATGAGTTTGATGCCTTCTCAGGGAGTCTGTCGGATTTTGATGTGCACGGCAACCTGCTAGCCACTTGTGGTTTCTCCAGCCGCCTCACCGGCCTGGCCTGTGACCGTTTCCTCAAGGTGTATGATCTACGCATGATGCGTGCCATCACGCCACTTCAAGTTCATGTGGATCCTGCCTTCTTACGCTTCATCCCTACATATACTTCCCGTCTTGCTATCATCTCCCAGTCAG GGCAGTGCCAGTTTTGTGAGCCCACAGGCCTGGCCAACCCAGCAGACATCTTTCACGTGAATCCTGTGGGGCCTCTGCTAATGACGTTTGACGTGTCAGCCAGCAAGCAGGCCCTCGCCTTTGGGGATTCTGAGGGCTGTGTGCATCTCTGGACTGATTCCCCTGAGCCTTCCTTCAACCCCTACTCCCGTGAGACCGAGTTTGCTCTGCCCTGTCTCGTGGACTCACTGCCTCCTCTGGACTGGAGCCAGGACCTGCTGCCTCTGTCCCTCATCCCTGTCCCGCTCACCACTGACACGCTTCTCTCTGATTGGCCTGCTGCCAACTCCGCTCCAGCTCCCAG GCGAGCACCCCCTGTGGATGCAGAGATTCTGCGCACCATGAAGAAGGTGGGCTTCATCGGCTATGCACCCAACCCCCGCACCAGGCTGCGCAATCAG ATTCCTTACCGACTCAAGGAGTCTGACAGTGAATTTGACAGCTTCAGCCAGGTCACTGAGTCACCAATAGGGCGGGAAGAGGAGCCACATCGCCACATGGTCTCTAAGAAATACCGCAAG GTGACCATCAAATACTCCAAGCTAGGGCTGGAGGACTTTGACTTCAAACACTACAATAAGACACTGTTTGCTGGATTAGAGCCCCACATCCCCAATGCCTACTGTAACTGCATGATCCAG GTGCTCTACTTCCTGGAGCCTGTTCGCTGTCTAATCCAGAACCACCTCTGCCAGAAGGAGTTCTGCCTAGCATGTGAGCTGGGCTTCCTCTTCCACATGTTGGACCTCTCCCGAGGTGACCCTTGTCAG GGCAGTAATTTTCTTCGGGCGTTCCGCACCATTCCTGAGGCCTCGGCCCTTGGTCTGATTTTGGCTGACTCGGATGAGGCTTCAGGCAAGGGCAATCTGGCCAGGCTCATTCAGAGGTGGAATCGCTTCATTCTCACTCAATTGCATCAAGATTTGCAGGAGCTGGAAGTACCCCAGGCTTATCGAGGTGCTGGAGGCAG CTTTTGCTCATCTGGAGACTCTGTCATTGGGCAGCTGTTCAGCTGTGAGATGGAAAACTGCAGCCTCTGCCGCTGTGGCAGTGAGACCGTGCGAGCCTCATCCACCCTGCTCTTCACGCTCTCCTACCCTGAGG ATAAAACCGGGAAGAACTGTGACTTTGCTCAGGTGCTGAAGCGAAGCATCTGCCTGGAGCAGAATACACAGGCCTGGTGTGACAACTGTGAAAAGTACCAGCCCACG ATTCAGACCCGCAACATCTGCCATCTCCCAGATATTCTTGTCATCAATTGTGAGGTGAACAGCTTGAAAGAAGCTGATTTCTGGAGAATGCAGGCTGAG GTTGCCTTCAAGATAGCAATAAAGAAGCATGGTGGGGAAATCTCCAAGAATAAGGAGTTTGCTTTGGCTGATTG GAAGGAACTAGGGAGTCCAGAGGGCATGCTGATGTGTCCCTCCATTGAGGAGTTGAAGAATGTCTGGCTTCCTTTCTCCATTCAAATGAAGATGACCAAGAACAAAGGGCTGGATGTTTGCAATTGGACTGATGGGGATGAGATGCAG TGGGGCCCAGCCAGGGCAGAGGAGGAGCATGGTGTCTATGTGTATGACCTGATGGCTACTGTGGTACACATCCTGGACTCACGCACAGGGGGCAGCCTGGTGGCTCACATCAAAGTTGGAGAGACCTACCACCAGCGCAAGGAG GGTGTTACCCACCAGCAGTGGTATCTCTTCAACGACTTTCTCATTGAACCTATTGATAAG CATGAAGCTGTGCAGTTTGACATGAATTGGAAAGTGCCTGCTATCCTTTATTACATCAAAAGGAATCTTAATTCCAAATACAACCTGAACA TTAAGAACCCTATCGAGGCAAGTGTTCTGCTGGCTGAGGCCTCATTAGCACGGAAGCAGCGGAAAACACATACGACCTTTATTCCCCTGATGCTGAATGAGATGCCACAGGTTGGGGACTTGGTGGGCCTGGACGCTGAGTTTGTCACCCTTAATGAG GAAGAAGCAGAGCTGCGCAGCGATGGCACCAAGTCTACCATCAAGCCAAGCCAGATGTCAGTAGCGAGGATTACCTGTGTTAGGGGCCAGGGACCCAATGAGGGTATCCCCTTCATTGATGACTACATCTCTACCCAGGAGCAG GTGGTGGATTACTTGACTCAGTACTCAGGGATAAAGCCAGGAGACCTTGATGCCAAGATTTCCTCTAAGCACCTCACAACTCTGAAGTCTACCTACTTAAAGCTTCGTTTTCTCATAGACATTGGAGTCAAGTTTGTGGGTCACGGTCTGCAGAAGGACTTCCGGGTCATCAACCTCATG GTGCCCAAGGACCAAGTCCTTGACACTGTTTATCTATTTCACATGCCCCGAAAACGAATGATTTCCCTGCGATTCCTTGCTTGGTACTTTCTGG ACCTGAAGATTCAAGGGGAGACCCATGACAGTATTGAGGATGCCCGCACAGCCCTTCAGCTTTACCGAAAGTATCTGGAGCTAAGCAAAAATGGCACTGAGCCTGAGTCCTTCCACAAAGTGCTCAAGGGCCTTTACGAGAAAGGCCGAAAGATGGACTGGAAGGTGCCTGAGCCCGAGGGCCAGACAAGTCCCAAGA ATGCAGCTGTCTTCTCTTCAGTGCTGGCGCTCTGA